One region of Eremothecium gossypii ATCC 10895 chromosome II, complete sequence genomic DNA includes:
- the CTF13 gene encoding Ctf13p (Syntenic homolog of Saccharomyces cerevisiae YMR094W (CTF13)): protein MAFDIQLFLGLPVDIRKAIYRRLDNRFTCLDPTDINGVNIQWGLNRSAQKRDWGLQEIPFRPYVDHYNYIPNFVLLWRQYMPWLRYDSVVLDYLRINQLYDGGLASLHWILIGPDPCIAIFDNDDDVLQVWFSLAEFRSWILGALQHPETAYCGEIDVVGNASRMYGALKIDTGVVLDIQQLFGRLNTTGHLDTVGEVVLTQEEFLSQGEIGKHINYSVSQLDSLRYLRTLKIRSDLLFHKFVNLRGARDNPGHTIGYNVRKRLRQLHLVGLRDEIAVCDLSKWDSCVAVKIENFSGSLDLDGVIMPRHLQRLILKNVRSVRWWRFREIHEITLDPNTFTKKQGFVGTIHGPDQDRVEVRQINRAVMSQDTYFHFDSLLRARFQNLNYISLHNVSEEITGIIVPHRLYCNGRISIAGCVVKGVVVI, encoded by the coding sequence ATGGCATTCGATATTCAGCTATTCTTAGGGCTCCCGGTGGATATCAGGAAAGCAATCTACAGACGGTTGGATAACAGGTTTACTTGTTTAGACCCCACCGATATCAATGGCGTGAACATCCAATGGGGGTTGAACCGTAGTGCCCAAAAAAGGGACTGGGGCCTTCAAGAGATACCGTTCAGGCCATACGTGGACCATTACAACTATATTCCGAACTTTGTGCTGCTATGGCGGCAGTACATGCCATGGCTGCGATACGACAGCGTGGTGCTGGACTACTTGAGGATTAACCAGCTGTATGACGGCGGACTGGCGAGTTTACATTGGATACTAATCGGCCCGGACCCTTGCATTGCGATATTTGACAACGATGACGACGTGTTGCAGGTGTGGTTCAGCCTCGCAGAGTTCCGCAGCTGGATACTCGGAGCCCTCCAGCACCCAGAAACTGCATACTGCGGGGAGATCGATGTTGTTGGGAACGCCAGCCGGATGTATGGTGCTCTAAAGATTGATACGGGGGTAGTATTAGATATCCAGCAGCTTTTTGGCCGGCTCAATACCACGGGGCACCTGGATACGGTGGGCGAAGTAGTTTTGACGCAAGAGGAATTTCTTTCGCAGGGAGAGATTGGAAAGCACATCAACTACTCGGTGTCACAGCTGGACTCACTGCGATATCTGCGGACTCTGAAAATAAGATCTGATTTATTGTTCCACAAATTCGTTAACCTCAGGGGCGCGCGGGACAACCCTGGCCATACGATCGGATACAATGTGCGCAAGCGGCTACGGCAATTGCATTTGGTCGGCTTGCGTGATGAAATTGCTGTGTGCGACCTGTCCAAATGGGATAGCTGCGTTGCCGTCAAAATTGAAAACTTCTCTGGCTCTCTAGATCTAGACGGAGTTATTATGCCGCGGCACCTCCAGCGACTGATACTCAAGAATGTGCGCTCCGTGCGGTGGTGGAGGTTCCGAGAGATCCACGAAATTACGCTAGATCCTAATACGTTTACCAAGAAACAGGGCTTTGTGGGAACTATACACGGGCCAGATCAGGATCGGGTGGAAGTGCGGCAGATAAACAGGGCTGTCATGAGTCAGGACACATACTTCCACTTTGATAGTCTTTTGAGGGCCAGGTTCCAGAACCTCAACTACATCAGTCTGCACAACGTTTCCGAGGAAATTACTGGCATCATAGTGCCTCACCGACTGTATTGCAATGGCCGCATCAGCATTGCAGGCTGCGTCGTGAAGGGGGTTGTAGTGATCTAA
- the ABF1 gene encoding DNA-binding protein ABF1 (Syntenic homolog of Saccharomyces cerevisiae YKL112W (ABF1)), whose translation MSLYEYKHPIINKKLASTDERKSFPTLESWYDVVNDYEFQARCPIILKNSHRNKHFTFACHLKTCPFKVLLSYSGGAGGAHVGSVGAQSDKDVDDEKKVSVEDDVTAAIAAAVAAVANTGGGTGEESVKGPFTVTKIEPYHNHPLESNLSLFKFVLTKIPKILQNDLKFDSILETLCNEDDNTVAKFRVSQYVDESGILEIIKERYGLTDQELDKKLLAQIARRITTYKARFVLKRKKQGPYAIAQSHGMSGEDDDDVSVPEHVHHHVHHVHASEVAAAAAAVNEVNKHSLEDADEHPRKKVRSNKISNAVKMGTRSTLVTDHSQHETSTAGVGEDDVGDDGVHHSHHKEMSPHDEMAEQLRLLSSHLKEVEAQEHGNVDVDVDPEIKKDDLADENIQPELRGQ comes from the coding sequence ATGTCGTTGTATGAGTATAAACACCCGATCATCAACAAGAAGTTGGCGTCGACGGACGAGAGGAAATCGTTCCCGACTCTGGAGTCGTGGTACGACGTGGTGAACGACTATGAGTTCCAAGCACGGTGTCCTATTATTCTGAAGAATTCACATCGCAACAAGCATTTCACGTTTGCATGTCATCTCAAGACGTGTCCGTTCAAGGTTCTGCTGTCGTATAGCGGGGGCGCAGGCGGGGCGCACGTGGGATCGGTGGGCGCGCAGAGCGACAAGGACGTGGACGACGAGAAGAAGGTCAGCGTGGAGGACGATGTGACGGCTGCGATTGCCGCGGCCGTGGCTGCGGTGGCCAACACCGGCGGCGGCACGGGCGAGGAGAGCGTCAAAGGGCCCTTCACGGTGACGAAAATCGAGCCATACCACAACCACCCGCTGGAGTCGAATCTGAGCCTGTTCAAGTTCGTGCTGACCAAGATCCCCAAGATACTGCAAAACGACCTGAAGTTTGACTCGATCCTGGAGACGCTGTGCAACGAGGACGACAACACTGTTGCGAAGTTCCGGGTCTCGCAGTACGTGGACGAGTCTGGTATTCTGGAGATCATCAAGGAGCGCTACGGCCTGACTGACCAAGAGCTGGATAAAAAGCTGCTCGCGCAGATTGCGCGTCGGATTACGACATATAAGGCGCGCTTTGTTCTGAAGCGGAAAAAGCAGGGCCCATATGCTATTGCTCAGTCCCATGGGATGTCCGGGGAGGATGATGACGATGTGAGCGTACCTGAGCATGTGCATCACCATGTGCACCACGTACACGCCAGCGAGGtagcggcggcagcagcagcagttaACGAGGTCAACAAACACTCGCTGGAAGACGCTGACGAGCATCCGCGCAAGAAGGTACGCTCCAACAAGATATCCAATGCGGTCAAGATGGGTACGCGCTCCACGCTGGTGACCGACCACTCCCAACATGAAACCAGTACCGCCGGCGTGGGCGAGGACGACGTCGGTGACGATGGAGTCCATCACAGTCATCATAAGGAGATGTCTCCTCATGATGAAATGGCTGAGCAACTTCGCTTGCTTTCTTCGCACCTAAAAGAGGTCGAAGCTCAGGAACATGGTAATGTTGATGTCGATGTCGATCCAGAAATTAAGAAGGATGATCTCGCGGACGAGAATATCCAGCCGGAACTTAGGGGACAATAA
- the SLD2 gene encoding Sld2p (Syntenic homolog of Saccharomyces cerevisiae YKL108W (SLD2)), whose product MSRTSAGELDVLKVQLKTWERQFLEENGRSPIKEDIKAHPEIRRKYKEYTSLKKLLSKGNAAVTGQKHGSPSRATHPTPQKHIDAEIELGPTPQIYGKVVSLFEMHISPLKKVPVRQLDADSSETCISPDLHSQDVAQSELLTDISCQAKRQLDFSVTPHASPVKAVQPLLLNAPDLRFEAIPHARTKYGPNSPVKFDGDVTLTLSQTPLQAKLAQASEGYSPSPLIKRPAKPLSQLAKEYEDIVEELKEVDHAAAVRNLGGLLQQEEENTQEAEAAEPSATRSDRKRRKNKVRPALVTLEEEIPQGNLHEQLVKLRQKALDKFNGNDPNDSSDEEKKTSATSAKPAKARKRKYNTVSDNFRRLKLPTKNTRNGRWRRR is encoded by the coding sequence ATGTCGAGAACATCTGCGGGGGAATTGGATGTGCTGAAAGTTCAACTAAAGACATGGGAGCGGCAGTTTCTGGAGGAGAATGGAAGGTCACCAATAAAAGAAGACATTAAAGCTCATCCTGAGATTCGCAGGAAGTACAAGGAATATACAAGCCTCAAAAAGCTGCTCTCCAAAGGAAATGCAGCGGTCACCGGGCAGAAGCATGGGTCACCGAGCAGGGCAACGCATCCCACACCTCAAAAACATATAGACGCCGAGATAGAGCTGGGGCCAACGCCTCAAATATACGGGAAGGTGGTCAGCCTCTTTGAAATGCATATATCGCCGCTCAAGAAGGTCCCGGTGCGTCAATTAGATGCAGATAGCTCGGAAACATGCATTTCTCCGGATTTGCACAGCCAGGACGTTGCGCAGTCGGAGCTACTCACGGATATAAGCTGCCAAGCGAAGCGGCAACTGGACTTTTCGGTCACGCCCCATGCGTCGCCTGTGAAGGCTGTACAGCCGCTACTGTTGAATGCGCCAGACCTGCGCTTTGAGGCTATCCCACATGCCAGGACCAAATACGGGCCCAACTCCCCAGTCAAGTTTGATGGAGATGTGACGCTTACACTGTCGCAGACTCCCTTGCAGGCAAAACTTGCACAGGCATCTGAAGGCTACAGCCCTTCGCCGCTTATAAAGAGACCGGCAAAGCCGCTCTCACAACTAGCGAAAGAGTATGAAGACATTGTAGAAGAGCTCAAGGAAGTGGACCATGCTGCGGCAGTGCGCAACCTCGGAGGGCTTTTACAACAGGAAGAAGAGAACACACAGGAAGCAGAGGCCGCAGAGCCGTCTGCGACACGGTCTGACCGGAAGCGCAGGAAGAATAAAGTACGACCAGCACTGGTTACGCTTGAAGAGGAGATACCGCAGGGCAACCTCCACGAACAGCTCGTGAAACTAAGGCAGAAAGCTCTGGACAAGTTTAACGGGAACGATCCGAATGACAGCAGCGATGAAGAAAAGAAAACATCAGCTACCTCTGCTAAACCTGCAAAGGCGAGAAAACGCAAGTATAATACGGTAAGTGACAATTTCAGACGATTAAAATTACCAACGAAGAACACGAGAAATGGGCGGTGGAGACGCAGATAG
- the MTG1 gene encoding putative GTPase MTG1 (Syntenic homolog of Saccharomyces cerevisiae YMR097C (MTG1)) yields MFKPSARCLLAARVFTPRAVFPDYHIPLSNFQGHQRKAMLRIEQLAPQLNLLLEVRDSTAPLSTHNVLFDQLVATHRLDRIILYTKRDVCAAPTPAALHRWHAETGDDYMLLDARSAADAAALLAAVRARYDAAAAAPGALPLGYRLLVAGMPNVGKSTLVNRLRASGTARRAKVAATGAHPGVTRATSECVRIADHRAGVFMHDTPGVALPARASSVRRMLALALAGCVGPAVVDPVIQADYLLYLLNLQGLAPSYAAYSPPTNDIAALLAAVCTRHRLRSETAAALHWLAIRPPGLCLDPELLLPPDAFSYKDHVTAAARVSLLPPRCHTRRAGRSAARARNSNVLFR; encoded by the coding sequence ATGTTCAAACCCTCCGCTCGCTGCCTGCTGGCAGCGCGAGTGTTTACCCCCCGCGCGGTGTTCCCCGACTACCACATCCCGCTGTCCAACTTCCAGGGCCACCAGCGCAAGGCCATGCTGCGCatcgagcagctggcgccgcagctcaacctgctgctcgagGTGCGCGACAGCACGGCGCCGCTCAGCACGCACAACGTGCTCTTCGACCAGCTTGTCGCCACGCACCGCCTTGATCGCATCATCCTGTACACCAAGCGCGACGTctgcgccgcgcccacCCCCGCCGCGCTCCACCGCTGGCACGCCGAGACCGGCGACGACTACATGCTCCTCGAcgcccgcagcgccgcggacgccgcggcgctgctcgccgccgtgcgcgcacgctacgacgccgccgctgccgcgcccggcgcgcTCCCCCTCGGCTACCGCCTGCTCGTTGCGGGCATGCCCAACGTCGGCAAGTCCACGCTGGTCAACCGCCTCCGCGCCTCCGGcaccgcgcgccgcgccaaGGTCGCCGCCACCGGCGCCCACCCCGGCGTCACGCGCGCTACCAGTGAGTGCGTGCGCATCGCCGATCACCGCGCCGGCGTCTTCATGCACGACACCCCCGGCGTCGCCCTGCCCGCCCGCGCCTCCTCCGTGCGCCGGATGCTCGCCCTTGCTCTCGCCGGCTGCGTCGGCCCCGCCGTCGTCGACCCCGTCATCCAGGCCGACTACCTGCTCTACCTCCTCAACCTTCAGGGCCTGGCCCCCTCCTACGCCGCCTACAGCCCCCCCACCAACGACATCGCCGCCCTGCTCGCCGCCGTGTGCACCCGCCACCGCCTACGCTCCGAGACCGCAGCCGCCCTGCACTGGCTTGCCATCCGGCCCCCGGGCCTCTGCCTGGACCCGGAGCTACTCTTGCCGCCGGACGCCTTCTCCTACAAagatcacgtgaccgccgccgcccgcgtctcgctgctgccgccgcgctgccaCACGCGCCGCGCGGGCCGTTCCGCAGCACGTGCCAGGAACAGCAACGTGCTGTTCCGCTAA
- the KTI12 gene encoding Kti12p (Syntenic homolog of Saccharomyces cerevisiae YKL110C (KTI12)) yields MPLVLLTGFPSSGKTTYARQLEALLQAKCASSPELAKYTVVYHSDETLGIQHDDYKTSQGEKSARSKIMSVVKRDLSRNAIVIVDSLNYIKGFRYQLHCEVKHAMTTYCLVHCLAAYEKLVQWNTQQDTPWDAALLEALIQRYEEPNPATRWDSPLFAVLSGEDKLEAIADDVYKALFPQLYRDCADRETEKLLQGLTPNSATILKPAAHVNLVQVLDSETQAVVKTIMQHLQSNVVSGNIRVIVSETKDINDPSCCYVELQSDRVGMAQLQRIRRQFVQMNKLRNIEKERIIPLFTEFLNKNLRSDL; encoded by the coding sequence ATGCCGTTAGTACTCCTCACAGGGTTCCCGTCCAGCGGGAAGACCACCTACGCGCGGCagctggaggcgctgctgcaggccAAGTGTGCTAGCTCGCCGGAACTCGCCAAGTACACGGTGGTGTACCACTCGGACGAGACGCTGGGGATCCAGCACGATGATTACAAGACTTCGCAGGGCGAAAAAAGCGCCCGGTCAAAGATCATGTCCGTGGTGAAGCGAGACCTTTCGCGGAATGCGATCGTCATCGTGGACTCGCTAAACTACATCAAAGGGTTTCGCTACCAGCTGCACTGTGAGGTGAAGCACGCGATGACCACCTACTGCTTGGTGCACTGTCTGGCGGCGTACGAAAAGCTGGTACAATGGAACACGCAGCAGGACACGCCGTGGGACGCGGCGCTGCTTGAGGCATTGATACAGCGGTACGAGGAGCCTAATCCCGCGACTCGGTGGGACTCGCCGTTGTTCGCGGTGCTGTCCGGCGAAGACAAGCTTGAGGCAATAGCAGATGACGTATACAAGGCGCTCTTCCCACAGCTCTACCGTGACTGCGCAGACCGGGAAACGGAAAAGCTGTTACAGGGCCTGACTCCCAACAGCGCCACTATTCTGAAGCCTGCGGCGCATGTGAACCTTGTCCAGGTGCTTGATTCCGAAACTCAAGCTGTGGTGAAAACGATCATGCAACATCTGCAGTCGAATGTGGTGTCTGGCAACATCCGGGTCATAGTTTCGGAAACGAAGGATATTAATGACCCCTCGTGCTGCTACGTGGAGCTGCAGAGTGATCGCGTCGGCATGGCGCAGCTCCAGCGTATCCGGCGGCAGTTTGTGCAAATGAACAAGCTCAGGAATATCGAAAAGGAGAGAATTATACCGTTATTTACAGAATTTTTAAACAAGAACCTGCGGTCTGATTTATAG
- the RAD27 gene encoding multifunctional nuclease RAD27 (Syntenic homolog of Saccharomyces cerevisiae YKL113C (RAD27)) — protein sequence MGIKGLNSIIQQQVPSAIRPREMKQFFGRRVAIDASMSLYQFLIAVRQADGVQLASADGETTSHLMGMFYRTLRMVDHGLKPCYVFDGKPPVLKAHELDKRTERRKETEQKLAELTEQAEIMKHERRLVKVEQWHVAEAKKLLGLMGIPYVDAPGEAEAQCAELAKKGKVFAAASEDMDTLCYRTPYLLRHLTFSEARKEPIHEIDTELVLQGLGLSQEQLVDLGIMLGCDYCESIKGVGPVTALKLIKEHGSLENIVEFISSGGNAKWKVPENWPYKEARALFLQPDVLDAEGVSLKWEEPKEEELIAFMCKEKGFNEDRIKSGIQKLRKGLKGGVQGRLDSFFKVKPKTTEQLAASARKAQAAKKTNQKGKVLKRR from the coding sequence ATGGGTATCAAGGGTCTGAACAGCATTAtacagcagcaggtgccgAGCGCGATCCGGCCGCGCGAGATGAAGCAATTCTTCGGGCGTCGGGTCGCTATCGATGCGTCGATGTCGCTGTACCAATTTCTGATTGCGGTGCGGCAGGCGGACGGCGTGCAGCTGGCGTCTGCGGACGGCGAAACGACGTCGCACCTGATGGGGATGTTCTACCGGACGCTGCGGATGGTGGACCATGGACTCAAGCCATGCTACGTGTTTGACGGGAAGCCGCCGGTGCTGAAAGCCCACGAGCTGGACAAGCGCACGGAGCGGCGGAAAGAGACAGAGCAGAAGCTGGCGGAGCTGACTGAACAGGCGGAGATTATGAAGCACGAGCGGCGGCTGGTCAAGGTGGAGCAATGGCATGTGGCGGAGGCCAAGAAATTGCTGGGCCTGATGGGCATACCGTATGTGGACGCTCCGGGCGAGGCCGAGGCACAATGTGCCGAGCTGGCCAAGAAGGGCAAAGTGTTTGCGGCAGCAAGTGAGGACATGGACACGCTGTGCTATCGGACCCCGTACCTGCTGCGACACCTGACCTTCAGCGAGGCGCGCAAGGAGCCGATTCACGAGATTGACACGGAGCTCGTGCTTCAGGGCCTGGGGCTTTCGCAAGAGCAACTAGTGGACCTGGGAATCATGCTGGGTTGCGACTACTGCGAGAGCATTAAGGGCGTTGGACCAGTTACGGCATTGAAGCTGATCAAGGAGCATGGCTCACTCGAGAACATTGTCGAGTTTAtcagcagcggcggcaATGCCAAATGGAAGGTGCCGGAAAACTGGCCCTACAAGGAGGCGCGCGCATTATTTCTGCAGCCGGACGTGCTGGATGCCGAGGGTGTCTCTCTGAAGTGGGAGGAGCccaaggaggaggagtTGATCGCCTTCATGTGCAAAGAAAAGGGCTTCAACGAAGATCGCATCAAATCCGGCATTCAAAAACTACGCAAGGGACTCAAGGGTGGCGTTCAAGGACGTCTAGATTCGTTTTTCAAAGTTAAGCCAAAGACTACGGAGCAGCTTGCTGCTTCCGCCAGGAAAGCACAGGCGGCCAAGAAGACTAACCAGAAGGGGAAGGTTCTAAAGCGGCGGTAA
- the ATP25 gene encoding Atp25p (Syntenic homolog of Saccharomyces cerevisiae YMR098C (ATP25)), with the protein MLRAGRYSKASSVLRAVGGKRPSVCMASRVLTRLYSNGKEDDQVASSSSPSSKPWYLQGTGKPEIDVTSPFVGKIKLPATPVPDTVVNVTEYMRDKLGVTDITCFNTHEAHRPCVKNGYVILGCVKSTRHGARSMIELMRFLKTEYGVLPQKEGGISVQELRKRQKRLQRKGNLTSASAELAGESDWYLIDSKLYDGNGSGVFVHLLTKEKREDLNLEGLYCTSEERGLYQKKVLSPSNDHLPNDDDDNVLAGLKRLALQNSRRYYSSTSSATADYARSSLQGGSNMENSDAPLFSLVDSLAQLPETEELDPQEWIRSLDAKWAFIDLTEKHWQARWLMYRLLYVNRLHALQRAQDGDSANLDHLKRDLTFCYKTLLEYFTLKQAMNGRLNKEELVGMLDIMLTQKELNGGYSKLVKHNRVLQQLLDHYKFHEPELFRDEQITIRTLKLMVSSQAKLNVLSEFVRFLRDTGYTNRNVAIKCIEILAEAKEWRELKTFMFRDTTAALLSDPMVWAHFLRSILAHGEPLLWRSLIDDGSILWLVRCGVDVRACEELHSALLELFQRAGYDAVKADSLLRDYIQDGACS; encoded by the coding sequence ATGTTGAGGGCAGGTCGCTATTCTAAAGCTTCGTCCGTCTTGCGAGCTGTCGGTGGCAAACGCCCGTCAGTATGCATGGCATCTCGGGTGTTGACCAGACTATATTCCAATGGAAAAGAGGATGATCAGGTTGCATCAAGTTCTTCGCCAAGTAGCAAACCATGGTACCTCCAAGGCACTGGTAAGCCTGAGATAGACGTCACATCGCCATTTGTTGGCAAAATCAAGCTACCTGCTACGCCTGTTCCAGACACAGTGGTGAATGTGACAGAGTACATGCGGGACAAGCTGGGTGTCACGGATATTACATGTTTCAACACCCACGAAGCACATCGCCCTTGTGTAAAGAACGGTTACGTTATACTTGGTTGTGTGAAATCAACCAGGCATGGTGCCAGAAGTATGATCGAGCTGATGCGCTTTCTGAAGACCGAGTACGGTGTGCTTCCTCAGAAGGAAGGTGGTATTTCGGTTCAAGAATTGAGAAAAAGGCAGAAACGTCTGCAACGAAAGGGAAATCTTACCTCTGCGAGTGCAGAACTAGCAGGAGAGAGCGACTGGTACCTGATAGATAGTAAGCTTTATGATGGCAATGGTAGTGGCGTCTTTGTCCATCTACTGACGAAAGAAAAACGCGAAGACTTAAACCTTGAAGGCCTATACTGCACTTCCGAGGAGCGTGGCCTTTACCAGAAGAAAGTTCTGTCGCCTTCCAACGATCATCTACCAaatgatgatgatgataATGTCTTAGCAGGACTGAAACGTTTAGCATTGCAGAACTCTAGGCGCTATTATAGCTCTACGAGCTCCGCGACGGCAGATTACGCACGGTCTTCTCTACAAGGCGGTAGTAACATGGAGAATAGCGATGCTCCCCTGTTTTCTCTCGTGGATTCGCTGGCTCAACTGCCCGAAACAGAAGAGTTAGACCCTCAGGAATGGATCCGATCATTAGATGCGAAATGGGCATTTATCGATCTAACAGAGAAACACTGGCAAGCAAGGTGGCTCATGTATAGACTGCTGTATGTGAACCGGTTGCACGCCTTACAGCGCGCACAGGATGGCGACTCGGCGAACTTGGACCATTTGAAAAGGGACCTGACATTCTGCTATAAAACACTGCTAGAGTATTTTACGTTGAAGCAGGCAATGAATGGTCGCCTTAACAAAGAGGAATTGGTTGGCATGTTAGACATTATGTTGACCCAAAAAGAGTTGAACGGAGGCTACAGTAAGCTGGTGAAGCATAATAGAGTATTGCAACAACTTCTTGATCACTACAAGTTCCATGAACCCGAACTCTTCAGGGATGAGCAGATAACAATACGGACTTTGAAACTAATGGTCAGCTCACAAGCCAAGTTAAACGTGCTTTCTGAATTTGTGCGCTTTCTCAGGGACACAGGGTATACAAACCGTAATGTGGCCATCAAGTGTATCGAAATTCTGGCAGAGGCTAAAGAATGGAGAGAATTGAAAACTTTCATGTTCCGCGATACAACCGCCGCTTTGTTGAGCGACCCAATGGTATGGGCTCATTTTCTGAGGTCGATACTCGCCCATGGAGAACCTCTACTGTGGCGTAGTCTCATAGACGACGGCAGCATACTATGGCTGGTGCGCTGTGGCGTAGATGTCCGCGCTTGTGAAGAATTGCATTCTGCGTTGCTGGAGCTTTTCCAAAGGGCTGGCTATGACGCAGTTAAGGCGGACAGCCTTTTAAGAGACTATATACAAGACGGCGCCTGTTCGTAA
- the HAP4 gene encoding transcription factor HAP4 (Syntenic homolog of Saccharomyces cerevisiae YKL109W (HAP4)): protein MAKPVPIQPGPVHGGVAIAPNMGARKAGGGGLTIRTSRHWVLPPRPKPGRKPSYAAAGAVEAERKKSGGRRSTKAVLRKEIQQLRLENVKLKKELERLVASLQELKRRFTSVGLPETPAADIATPVSLGATPEASKKRVYIEDSTDAFLKFEDEEGGEVPALTTACMAQSLSLGSRASFTDEEDFGSTPSSLFSSDLQNLSAGVVCSALAQHVAHSPRAMHSGSPSSSTSSTLSKSVPAGAGIEAGPAPALMALETLTFLDNYERSEFYSKHTSTLLSRTSTAATPEEQSQLMLPLLSVGEEPPLQAIREEDDLVRDPAADTASFQLSAEDEQETDGTSILNFLKTHMAEQEVATEKQRYEPPVLPAQDLDRWTGYNDPLQLMEKRDLGQFIAPSLEELMEEQDDCDRDSKLLGPLNYDAEPVGGDSYGD from the coding sequence ATGGCCAAGCCGGTGCCGATACAGCCGGGGCCGGTACACGGCGGCGTGGCAATCGCACCGAACATGGGCGCGCGGAaggccggcggcggcgggctgACGATCCGCACGTCGCGCCACTGggtgctgccgccgcggccgaAGCCGGGGCGCAAGCCCAGCtacgcggcggcgggcgcggtgGAGGCGGAGCGTAAGAAGAGCGGGGGGCGGCGGTCGACGAAGGCGGTGCTGCGCAAGGAGatccagcagctgcggctAGAGAACGTGAAGCTGAagaaggagctggagcggctggtggcgagtctgcaggagctgaaGCGGCGGTTCACGAGCGTGGGGCTGCCGGagacgccggcggcggacATCGCGACGCCGGTGAGCCTGGGCGCGACGCCGGAGGCGTCGAAGAAGCGGGTGTACATCGAGGACTCGACGGACGCCTTCCTGAAGTTCGAGGACGAGGAAGGTGGAGAGGTACCGGCGCTGACGACAGCGTGCATGGCGCAGTCGCTGTCGCTGGGCTCGCGCGCGAGCTTCacggacgaggaggactTCGGCTCGACGCCGTCGTCGCTGTTCTCGAGCGACCTGCAGAACCTGTCTGCGGGCGTGGTCTGCAGCGCGCTCGCACAGCACGTTGCGCACTCGCCGCGCGCGATGCACAGCGGCAGTccgtcgtcgtcgacgtCGTCGACGCTTTCCAAATCTGTGCCGGCAGGAGCAGGGATAGAGGCTGGCCCAGCCCCTGCGCTCATGGCTTTGGAGACGCTGACGTTCCTGGATAACTACGAGCGCTCAGAGTTCTACAGCAAGCACACCAGCACGCTCCTGAGCAGGACGTCCACGGCGGCGACGCCCGAGGAGCAGAGTCAGCTGATGCTGCCTCTGCTGTCGGTCGGGGAGGAGCCGCCGCTGCAGGCCATTCGGGAGGAAGACGACCTGGTGCGGGATCCGGCCGCGGACACGGCATCGTTCCAACTATCGGCGGAGGACGAGCAAGAGACAGATGGAACCAGCATTTTAAATTTTTTGAAGACACATATGGCCGAACAGGAGGTGGCCACCGAGAAACAgcgctacgagcctcccGTGCTCCCGGCCCAGGATCTAGACCGATGGACGGGATATAATGACCCCTTGCAACTTATGGAAAAACGGGATCTGGGCCAGTTCATAGCGCCCTCCCTTGAAGAGCTGATGGAGGAGCAAGACGATTGCGACCGCGATTCCAAGCTGCTGGGGCCACTAAACTACGATGCCGAGCCGGTGGGAGGCGATTCCTATGGAGATTAG